In the genome of Phycisphaerae bacterium, one region contains:
- a CDS encoding DUF4142 domain-containing protein — MRFAIIGTTIVCLTTGCDAGPEPTHAAIDDRGAVLAQSSNDTTSRVRTVAFESGTRGERFIRNAASAARMQVELGRIAQRQASDARVKKLGRQMIEDHRKAERDLLDVAMDRDITIPPGMTPAHRSLLGQIMPLFGDAFDREYLRMMVAEHLTLVREYDEEARNGLDPQVRDAAGENLPLLRDHLQKARALANALSVKIEDEEASVPGAPREAERASPSLY, encoded by the coding sequence ATGCGCTTTGCGATCATTGGGACGACGATAGTTTGTTTGACCACGGGATGCGACGCGGGCCCGGAACCGACTCACGCGGCAATCGACGATCGGGGAGCCGTCCTCGCGCAAAGCTCCAATGATACGACTTCGCGCGTCCGCACCGTCGCGTTCGAAAGCGGGACACGCGGGGAACGCTTCATTAGAAACGCCGCTTCCGCGGCCCGGATGCAGGTCGAACTTGGGCGAATTGCCCAACGCCAGGCGAGCGATGCACGCGTGAAGAAACTCGGCCGACAAATGATCGAGGATCATCGGAAAGCGGAACGGGATCTCCTCGATGTCGCGATGGATCGGGATATCACCATTCCCCCGGGCATGACGCCGGCACATCGATCGCTCCTGGGCCAAATTATGCCGCTCTTCGGAGACGCGTTTGATCGCGAGTACCTTCGCATGATGGTCGCGGAACACCTCACCCTGGTGCGCGAATACGACGAAGAGGCCCGCAATGGCCTCGACCCGCAGGTGCGTGACGCCGCCGGGGAAAACCTCCCTCTTCTTCGCGACCATCTGCAGAAAGCCCGCGCATTGGCGAACGCACTGAGCGTCAAGATCGAGGATGAAGAGGCCAGCGTTCCCGGAGCCCCCCGCGAGGCCGAACGCGCCTCGCCCTCACTTTACTAA
- the dacB gene encoding D-alanyl-D-alanine carboxypeptidase/D-alanyl-D-alanine-endopeptidase, giving the protein MMRRHTRTWKRSGSAFVLMTVAALVPLATTAIMRAEPKDRAENSLAAQLDKVLTGYADKRVQFGGCVIELPSGRVLYDHNGEQPMIPASNMKLVVMSAALDQLGKDYQFKTILAVRGKDLVVVGGGDPTIGDEKPARASGKSITAVFHGWAEKLKASGVKQIPGNIVIDDSVFDRQFTHPNWPPEQFEAWYEAPVGGLNFNANCVDVSIKPGPAGKPAQVSVIPSGAAVKMVNQTVTGKKHSARVSRTKGSDTIIVGGSVARSDRLGPVTVRDPGLHFGQVLRSVLVAQGIRVGGNVVRERVRVMGDGMPENSHVVAIEQTPLRQAMSRAGKDSLGMMAEALIKALGHKQSGAGTWENGSAAVKMFLQKAGAAPGAVVDDGSGLSRKNRISAAAMTQVLRYIHDSSGFELLRDTLSKAGVDGTLDDRLGGPATRGRVFAKTGYINGVRTLAGYAQTKAGRWVAFAFFYNGAASTRPLTQLQDKACELLVK; this is encoded by the coding sequence ATGATGCGGCGACATACTCGGACTTGGAAACGAAGCGGCTCGGCATTTGTGCTGATGACGGTCGCGGCGCTCGTACCGCTTGCGACGACTGCGATAATGCGGGCCGAGCCTAAAGACCGTGCGGAAAACTCGCTTGCCGCACAGCTCGACAAGGTGCTGACCGGCTACGCCGACAAGCGGGTGCAGTTCGGCGGGTGCGTCATCGAGCTTCCCAGCGGGCGCGTGCTTTACGATCACAACGGCGAGCAGCCGATGATCCCGGCCAGCAACATGAAGCTTGTCGTCATGTCCGCGGCCCTCGATCAGCTTGGCAAGGACTACCAGTTCAAGACGATCCTGGCGGTTCGCGGCAAGGACCTGGTCGTCGTGGGAGGCGGCGATCCGACAATCGGCGACGAGAAACCAGCCCGGGCCTCCGGCAAATCCATCACCGCGGTTTTTCACGGGTGGGCGGAGAAACTCAAGGCCTCCGGCGTCAAGCAGATTCCCGGGAACATTGTGATCGACGATTCTGTTTTCGACCGGCAATTTACACACCCGAACTGGCCCCCCGAGCAGTTCGAGGCCTGGTACGAAGCGCCGGTGGGGGGACTGAACTTTAATGCCAACTGCGTCGACGTGAGCATCAAGCCCGGTCCGGCGGGTAAGCCGGCTCAGGTGAGCGTGATTCCCTCCGGCGCGGCGGTCAAGATGGTGAACCAGACGGTGACCGGAAAGAAGCACTCGGCGCGGGTCTCGCGCACCAAGGGTAGCGACACGATCATTGTCGGCGGATCGGTCGCGCGATCGGACCGGCTGGGGCCGGTGACGGTGCGCGATCCGGGCCTGCACTTCGGACAGGTGCTGCGGTCCGTGCTGGTCGCCCAGGGTATTCGCGTGGGCGGAAATGTCGTGCGCGAGCGCGTCCGTGTGATGGGCGATGGGATGCCGGAGAACAGCCATGTCGTGGCGATCGAACAAACGCCCCTTCGGCAGGCGATGTCGCGGGCGGGCAAGGACAGCCTGGGCATGATGGCCGAGGCCCTGATCAAGGCACTGGGCCATAAGCAATCGGGCGCTGGAACGTGGGAGAACGGCAGCGCGGCGGTGAAGATGTTCTTGCAAAAAGCCGGGGCGGCTCCCGGGGCCGTCGTCGATGACGGCAGCGGTCTCTCGCGGAAGAATCGCATCAGCGCGGCGGCCATGACGCAGGTGCTGCGGTACATCCACGACTCAAGCGGTTTTGAACTGCTCCGCGACACACTCTCCAAGGCGGGTGTAGATGGCACGCTGGACGATCGGCTTGGCGGACCGGCCACGCGCGGGCGGGTGTTTGCAAAAACGGGCTACATCAACGGTGTTCGCACGCTGGCAGGCTATGCCCAAACCAAGGCGGGCCGTTGGGTGGCATTCGCATTCTTCTACAACGGTGCGGCCAGTACCCGGCCGCTGACGCAACTTCAGGACAAGGCTTGCGAATTATTAGTAAAGTGA
- a CDS encoding DUF1844 domain-containing protein translates to MPDDRKIQVDDDWKSQAAQEKARLAETADVERPQGMPEASFAGLVQLIAMQALVGLGGFAGPAGQEIPPNLELAKHHIDLLDMLDRKTSGNLQPDEKRLLDTTLHQLRMAYVEAVRGGTPMPPPGRHG, encoded by the coding sequence ATGCCCGATGACCGCAAGATCCAAGTGGATGACGACTGGAAGAGCCAGGCCGCGCAGGAAAAAGCGCGCCTCGCCGAGACCGCCGACGTCGAGCGGCCACAGGGCATGCCCGAGGCCAGTTTCGCCGGTCTCGTTCAGCTTATCGCCATGCAGGCCCTCGTAGGTCTCGGCGGCTTTGCCGGCCCGGCGGGTCAGGAGATTCCGCCCAATCTTGAACTGGCGAAACACCACATCGACCTTCTGGATATGCTGGATCGCAAAACCAGCGGCAACCTTCAACCCGACGAGAAGCGCCTTCTCGACACCACGCTTCACCAGCTTCGCATGGCTTACGTTGAGGCCGTCCGCGGAGGCACACCCATGCCGCCACCAGGTCGCCACGGCTGA
- a CDS encoding Xaa-Pro peptidase family protein has translation MPVEIVRAPIDAELLRQHRDRAAAVLPEYDADGLLIFRDTNILGFCGVPLAPTDRLVCALLNRDGAVGFIVPAFEAAIADGILADNEIFDWREHEDPYATVAKAAKSLGLAGGTILLDPHTWLDASTRLVAHLPGTRLIPDPGVIESVRITKSPDELAIVREACRDTGRIFAIIKRLLRRGITERDLRREAYEHLNRAGVTPFGELIQGGESAAIPHQPTSDRRFREGDAVIVDFAAYRGGYLGDMTRTFAIGEMDEDIRRAYAIVREAQKAAIAAVRPGVTCESVDQVARAIIEDAGLGDYFSHRLGHGVGLNIHEPPYLVRGNRQPLAAGMCVTVEPGVYVPGRYGIRIEDVVAVTDDGCEVLTSEVPTDMSEEFA, from the coding sequence ATGCCAGTCGAAATTGTTCGGGCCCCCATTGATGCGGAACTTTTGCGCCAACATCGCGATCGTGCAGCGGCTGTGTTGCCCGAATACGACGCGGATGGCCTCCTGATCTTTCGCGACACCAACATCCTCGGCTTCTGCGGCGTACCCCTCGCGCCAACCGACCGACTGGTCTGCGCCCTCTTGAATCGCGACGGCGCTGTCGGCTTCATTGTTCCCGCCTTTGAGGCTGCGATCGCCGACGGCATCCTTGCGGACAACGAGATCTTCGATTGGCGCGAGCACGAAGACCCTTATGCGACCGTCGCGAAGGCCGCCAAATCCCTCGGCCTCGCCGGCGGGACGATCCTGCTCGATCCTCATACGTGGCTCGATGCCTCGACGCGCCTGGTCGCCCACCTGCCGGGAACCCGCCTGATCCCTGATCCCGGCGTGATCGAGAGCGTGCGGATCACCAAAAGCCCCGACGAGTTGGCGATCGTCCGCGAGGCCTGCCGCGACACGGGGCGGATTTTCGCGATTATCAAACGTCTACTCCGCCGGGGAATCACCGAAAGGGACCTTCGCCGCGAGGCCTATGAACACCTCAATCGCGCGGGGGTGACTCCCTTTGGTGAACTTATCCAGGGGGGAGAGTCCGCGGCGATCCCACATCAACCGACCAGCGACCGTCGATTCCGCGAGGGAGACGCTGTCATCGTCGATTTCGCCGCCTATCGTGGCGGCTATTTGGGCGACATGACCCGCACCTTCGCGATCGGCGAGATGGACGAAGACATCCGCCGGGCTTACGCGATCGTCCGCGAGGCGCAAAAGGCCGCCATCGCCGCCGTCCGCCCTGGCGTCACTTGCGAATCCGTCGATCAAGTCGCGCGGGCGATCATCGAAGACGCCGGCCTGGGAGATTACTTCTCCCATCGACTCGGGCACGGCGTAGGGCTGAATATTCACGAACCGCCCTACCTTGTGCGCGGCAACCGCCAACCACTGGCCGCGGGAATGTGTGTGACCGTCGAACCGGGCGTCTATGTCCCCGGGCGCTATGGAATCCGCATCGAGGATGTGGTGGCGGTGACCGATGACGGCTGCGAGGTCCTGACAAGCGAAGTGCCGACGGACATGTCCGAAGAATTCGCGTAG
- a CDS encoding amidohydrolase family protein, with translation MDLYRARWLLPIDREPIESGEMLVDSERIVAVGDNLDATGAAVHDLGDLVLLPGLVNPHTHLELSCYREKLSTGSLWEWLEQLVTLRRQPGAAQGERAAVLDGAAQSLAAGVTCVGDISRTGMNVELLRGSPIRKVCFVELFSGASQPPFDAASLRQVFQVASTHTEPDRLMIGLSPHAPYSVSWSDLLGAIELADTHRLPLTMHFLETRDERQWLEGGGGPLANFLDRFGLPNAQTDRPRTAGDVLARSGLLDRAPLLAHVNYADDDLLNILSQGPISVVWCPRTHAFFGHSPHRWQEMISLGINVCLGTDSLASSPSLSILDELRYLYRQTPDVDPGLLFDMATRRSAIALGMGDHFGSFASGKYADFVAIPWDPAGSGDPNLNILESEYPPVTTWIGGRCNGREPRNPH, from the coding sequence ATGGACCTCTACCGGGCACGATGGCTTCTGCCGATCGATCGCGAGCCGATTGAATCTGGCGAAATGCTCGTCGATAGCGAGCGAATCGTCGCGGTCGGTGACAACCTGGATGCGACCGGCGCCGCTGTCCATGACCTCGGAGACCTTGTCCTCCTGCCCGGTCTTGTTAATCCCCATACGCATCTCGAATTGAGTTGTTACCGGGAAAAGCTCTCTACGGGCTCCCTTTGGGAATGGCTGGAGCAACTCGTGACCCTTCGTCGCCAGCCCGGCGCCGCTCAGGGCGAGCGCGCCGCGGTGCTCGATGGCGCCGCGCAGTCTCTCGCTGCGGGCGTGACCTGCGTCGGCGACATTTCCCGAACCGGGATGAACGTCGAACTCCTTCGCGGATCACCGATCCGCAAAGTCTGTTTCGTCGAACTCTTCAGCGGCGCCAGCCAGCCCCCCTTCGACGCGGCGTCTCTCCGACAAGTATTCCAAGTAGCCTCAACGCACACGGAGCCCGATCGCCTCATGATCGGCCTGTCTCCCCACGCCCCCTACAGCGTCAGTTGGAGCGACCTTTTGGGCGCGATCGAACTCGCGGACACGCACCGCCTCCCGCTCACCATGCACTTCCTCGAAACCCGCGACGAACGGCAATGGTTGGAGGGCGGCGGCGGACCATTGGCGAATTTCCTCGACCGCTTTGGCCTGCCCAACGCTCAAACGGATCGGCCGCGCACCGCAGGAGACGTCCTGGCCCGCTCCGGTCTGCTTGACCGCGCTCCCCTACTCGCCCACGTCAACTACGCCGACGATGATCTGCTCAATATCCTCTCGCAAGGGCCAATTTCGGTCGTTTGGTGCCCCCGCACTCATGCATTCTTTGGTCATTCCCCACACCGCTGGCAGGAGATGATCTCTCTGGGGATAAATGTCTGCCTCGGGACGGACAGCCTCGCCAGTTCACCCAGCCTCTCCATCCTCGATGAACTGCGTTATCTGTATCGTCAGACACCGGATGTCGATCCCGGCCTGTTATTCGACATGGCGACCCGAAGATCGGCGATCGCCCTGGGCATGGGCGACCATTTTGGATCGTTTGCTTCCGGCAAGTATGCGGACTTCGTTGCCATTCCTTGGGACCCGGCCGGTTCCGGCGACCCGAACCTCAACATCTTGGAAAGTGAGTATCCACCGGTAACAACTTGGATTGGCGGCCGTTGCAATGGCCGAGAACCCCGGAATCCGCACTAA
- a CDS encoding GGDEF domain-containing protein, which translates to MTAADATTERRLLVVGDLPRLGPIVASCFAPQRIEGVHTYLEAIAEIPRSPTRAVLVGFEVNCRQPEAAIAAMKRVAGESPVVFCCEPNYESLGRRLTQHGADSYVIFPPEAIDLEEALGIPSRRTQRRWVETPAITPAPSPEELARMADLLPKLAEGATDCLDAMAALVAAALHAHDAAVVLEGRTGIAGMGGFAAVLIEPILQENRPIGQIRVGARRDESLVGQLDSSKPAASTQPYTHDDTAKLRHYGVLFGRLLESARRTDQLKTLAYTDDLTGLPNRRRLLEFLEEKLSLAADAQATVTALVFDIDDFKRYNDTYGHDAGDEILIEVGKLFVQCCRKSDLVARYGGDEFVVVFWDPEGPRTAGSQHPHAFRAVVDRFREALRSHSFSRLGPEAVGCLTISGGLAHFPWQARTAHELIKAADQALLRAKEAGKNRFWVTGEGAGPGPSA; encoded by the coding sequence ATGACTGCCGCCGACGCGACAACTGAGCGGCGCCTTTTGGTCGTAGGCGATCTTCCGCGCCTGGGCCCCATTGTCGCCTCCTGTTTCGCGCCCCAGCGAATTGAAGGGGTTCACACCTACCTGGAGGCCATCGCCGAAATCCCGCGCTCGCCCACCCGCGCAGTGCTGGTCGGCTTCGAGGTCAACTGCCGGCAGCCTGAGGCCGCCATCGCCGCCATGAAACGCGTGGCCGGTGAGTCCCCCGTCGTTTTTTGTTGCGAACCCAATTACGAATCGCTCGGTCGCCGGCTGACCCAACATGGCGCAGACAGCTACGTCATCTTCCCGCCAGAGGCCATCGACCTTGAAGAAGCCCTCGGCATTCCGTCGCGCCGAACGCAGCGCCGCTGGGTCGAAACCCCGGCGATCACTCCCGCGCCGTCGCCGGAAGAGCTGGCCCGCATGGCGGATTTGCTGCCAAAGCTGGCCGAAGGCGCGACCGATTGTCTCGACGCCATGGCCGCCCTCGTCGCCGCGGCGCTTCACGCCCATGATGCAGCGGTTGTTCTTGAAGGCCGGACAGGTATCGCCGGGATGGGCGGCTTCGCGGCCGTGCTGATTGAGCCCATCCTTCAGGAGAATCGGCCCATCGGTCAAATCCGCGTGGGCGCGCGTCGCGACGAATCATTAGTAGGGCAACTCGATTCTTCGAAACCCGCCGCCTCGACGCAGCCTTACACCCACGACGACACCGCCAAACTTCGCCATTATGGCGTCCTCTTCGGTCGCCTGTTAGAAAGCGCCCGGCGAACCGACCAACTCAAGACCCTAGCCTATACCGACGACCTCACCGGCCTGCCCAATCGGCGCCGGCTGCTCGAGTTTCTCGAGGAAAAGCTCTCCCTTGCCGCAGACGCCCAGGCTACGGTCACGGCCCTCGTCTTCGACATCGACGATTTCAAGCGTTACAACGACACCTACGGCCACGATGCCGGGGACGAAATTCTCATCGAAGTCGGCAAGCTCTTTGTTCAATGCTGCCGCAAGTCCGACCTGGTCGCCCGCTACGGCGGCGACGAGTTCGTCGTCGTCTTCTGGGACCCCGAAGGCCCCCGTACCGCCGGCTCGCAGCACCCCCATGCCTTTCGCGCCGTGGTGGATCGCTTTCGAGAGGCCCTGCGAAGCCACTCTTTTTCCCGTTTGGGCCCCGAAGCGGTCGGCTGCCTGACCATCAGCGGCGGTCTCGCCCATTTCCCTTGGCAGGCCCGTACGGCTCATGAGTTGATCAAGGCTGCCGACCAGGCGCTACTGCGGGCCAAAGAGGCTGGGAAGAACCGGTTCTGGGTCACTGGCGAAGGTGCCGGCCCTGGCCCGTCAGCTTAA